Proteins from one Triticum aestivum cultivar Chinese Spring chromosome 7A, IWGSC CS RefSeq v2.1, whole genome shotgun sequence genomic window:
- the LOC123149245 gene encoding uncharacterized protein produces the protein MAPPQPPLASIPIPDDLLEEIFLRLPTPDALARASAACTSFRRVIKGRAFRRRFRGLHRPPLLGFMDAAGFHHAQAPHPSAPLAGALAPRAADFSFVPAVVSSCSYYVPPGVQDDGEGPRWRPRDVRGGRVLLDWISLHPRTVRICCYHEDDAEVSILMDVNELTPRDRPTWTERERCNAADFHLAVCDPLSSRYVLLPTIPEDLAAQPQDSLWEFEPVLASNTSENGEEEPFKVICIAKYQTKLVLFVFPSTTMQWCMVESPVLPSLDQMSCFDCVRGRFYWTEPYTWSDHLMVLDTCTMRFSTVDLLTGYHQELRDLHHQNSYRGRPNSVVTGREGTLEMFSLVRENGYFALYHTSLQNNSQEWKLEKVISLPGQYHDYSISTVGAAEGFLFFQGAPKGIRIENVDCYSMEVKTYEITKVCTRMEQFLNRKRALPCFSFPPLLLEPTI, from the coding sequence atggcgccgccgcagccgccgctggCCTCCATCCCCATCCCCGACGACCTCCTGGAGGAGATCTTCCTCCGCCTGCCCACCCCGGACGCGctcgcccgcgcctccgccgcctgcACCTCCTTCCGTCGCGTCATCAAAGGCCGCGCCTTCCGCCGCCGCTTCCGCGGGCTGCACCGGCCTCCGCTCCTCGGCTTCATGGACGCGGCCGGATTCCACCACGCCCAGGCGCCGCACCCCTCCGCCccgctcgccggcgccctcgccccCCGCGCCGCCGATTTCTCCTTCGTCCCGGCCGTCGTTTCTTCTTGCTCCTACTACGTCCCGCCGGGCGTCCAAGACGACGGGGAAGGCCCCCGCTGGCGCCCCCGCGACGTCCGCGGCGGCCGCGTCCTCCTCGATTGGATCTCCCTCCACCCCCGCACCGTGCGCATTTGTTGCTACCACGAAGACGACGCCGAAGTAAGCATCCTCATGGACGTTAATGAGCTCACCCCGCGTGACCGCCCCACGTGGACCGAACGGGAGCGGTGCAACGCCGCCGACTTCCACCTCGCCGTCTGCGACCCCCTGTCCAGCAGATACGTGCTGCTTCCAACCATACCTGAAGACCTCGCCGCCCAGCCGCAAGATTCTCTTTGGGAGTTCGAGCCTGTACTTGCTTCAAACACCAGCGAGAATGGGGAGGAGGAACCCTTCAAGGTGATATGCATAGCAAAATACCAGACCAAGCTCGTCCTCTTTGTCTTCCCGTCCACAACTATGCAATGGTGTATGGTGGAGTCTCCTGTCCTCCCTTCTTTGGATCAGATGTCCTGTTTTGACTGTGTGCGCGGTCGCTTCTACTGGACAGAACCTTATACTTGGAGCGACCATTTGATGGTGCTGGACACGTGCACCATGAGGTTTTCCACTGTCGATCTTCTCACCGGTTACCATCAGGAGCTCAGAGATCTGCACCACCAGAACTCTTATCGTGGACGTCCGAATTCAGTTGTTACGGGTAGGGAAGGAACCCTTGAGATGTTTTCTCTTGTCCGTGAGAATGGCTACTTTGCTCTCTACCATACCTCTCTACAGAATAATTCCCAAGAATGGAAGCTCGAGAAGGTCATAAGCCTGCCAGGGCAGTATCATGACTATTCCATTTCCACAGTGGGTGCAGCTGAGGGATTCTTGTTCTTCCAAGGCGCTCCAAAAGGTATTCGTATTGAGAATGTGGATTGTTACTCAATGGAGGTCAAGACTTATGAAATTACCAAAGTCTGTACAAGGATGGAGCAGTTCCTCAATCGCAAACGTGCTCTCCCCTGCTTTAGCTTCCCGCCGCTGTTATTGGAACCAACTATCTGA